The following are encoded together in the Drosophila biarmipes strain raj3 chromosome 3L, RU_DBia_V1.1, whole genome shotgun sequence genome:
- the LOC108031258 gene encoding SHC-transforming protein 4, with amino-acid sequence MPKNGDAGNRSGSGTTSDGCIYPDDVIMGVGVAFNVRYTGCVEVKTSMKSLDFETRTQLARECINRVCEAAGLKTAGKRRLTSFISDRPSMQHAGTNIIINVSSRALSLSNVETGEVIANHNMPRISFASGGDNDTLDFLAYIAKNEDEWRACYVLECAGGQSEDLIVTIGKAFALRFNALSRLNDPSGDCNINQSCKENVKEYYNDLPNKLPPELPEQQQQQVQQPLHPHAPRVAQLNLKKPRDRLSSNLIDLNSPPPDQTTNKLGHFDPLQANAAANTVLPSVRDVFDGPQCPLTAEVWFHAGISRPISERLLQQDGDFLVRESQGKRGQYVLTGLEGKTPKHLLLIDPEGVVRTKDRIFDSISHLINYHWAHALPIISEDSELVLRTPVRRPQQDQAAASIATASS; translated from the exons ATGCCGAAGAATGGCGACGCCGGTAACCGGAGCGGTTCCGGGACCACCAGCGACGGCTGCATCTATCCGGACGACGTCATAATGGGCGTGGGTGTTGCATTCAACGTCCGGTACACGGGCTGCGTGGAGGTGAAGACCTCAATGAAATCCTTGGATTTTGAGACCCGCACGCAACTGGCGCG GGAGTGCATCAACCGGGTGTGCGAGGCGGCGGGCCTGAAGACTGCTGGCAAGCGGAGATTGACCAGTTTCATATCGGATCGCCCCAGCATGCAGCACGCCGGCACCAACATCATCATTAACGTTTCCAGCCGAGCTCTGTCCCTGAGCAACGTGGAAACGGGCGAGGTCATTGCCAATCACAACATGCCGCGCATATCATTCGCATCTGGCGGTGACAACGACACCCTCGACTTCCTGGCCTACATAGCCAAGAATGAGGATGAGTGGCGGGCCTGCTATGTCCTCGAATGCGCTGGCGGGCAGAGCGAGGACCTAATAGTGACCATTGGCAAGGCCTTTGCCCTGCGCTTCAACGCGCTCAGTCGCCTCAACGATCCCTCCGGGGACTGTAACATCAATCAAAGCTGCAAGGAGAACGTGAAGGAGTACTACAACGATTTGCCCAACAAGTTGCCACCGGAGTTGCcggaacaacaacagcagcaagtGCAGCAGCCACTGCATCCGCATGCGCCGCGTGTGGCACAGTTGAATCTGAAAAAGCCACGCGATCGACTGAGCAGCAACCTCATCGACCTCAATTCCCCGCCTCCCGATCAAACGACCAACAAGCTGGGTCACTTTGATCCCCTACAAGCGAACGCGGCGGCCAACACTGTTTTGCCCTCTGTGCGCGATGTGTTCGATGGACCGCAGTGTCCACTCACGGCGGAGGTGTGGTTCCATGCGGGCATATCGAGACCAATTTCAGAGCGCTTGCTGCAGCAGGATGGCGACTTCCTGGTGCGTGAATCACAGGGAAAGCGGGGCCAGTACGTGCTAACGGGATTGGAGGGCAAGACGCCAAAGCATCTGCTGCTCATCGATCCGGAGGGCGTGGTCCGTACCAAAGATCGCATCTTTGACAGCATAAGCCACTTGATCAACTACCATTGGGCGCACGCACTGCCCATCATATCGGAGGACTCCGAGCTGGTCTTGCGTACTCCGGTGCGAAGGCCACAGCAAGATCAGGCTGCGGCTTCCATTGCTACAGCATCTTCCTAA
- the LOC108028182 gene encoding 40S ribosomal protein S17 — translation MGRVRTKTVKKAAKVIIEKYYTRLTLDFHTNKRICEEVAIIPTKPLRNKIAGYVTHLMGRLRHSQVRGISIKLQEEERERRDNYVPAVSALEQDIIEVDADTKEMLKLLDFHNIRGLQLTQPNTNNFGRRN, via the exons ATG GGTCGCGTACGAACCAAGACGGTGAAGAAGGCCGCTAAGGTCATCATCGAGAAGTACTACACTCGCCTGACGTTGGACTTCCACACCAACAAGCGCATCTGCGAGGAGGTGGCCATCATCCCCACCAAGCCCCTGCGCAACAAGATTGCCGG CTATGTCACCCACTTGATGGGCCGTCTGCGCCACTCCCAGGTCCGTGGCATCTCCATCAAgctgcaggaggaggagcgtGAGCGCCGCGACAACTACGTCCCGGCCGTCTCCGCTCTGGAGCAGGACATCATCGAGGTCGACGCCGACACCAAGGAGATGTTGAAGCTGCTGGACTTCCACAACATCCGTGGCCTGCAGCTCACCCAGCCCAACACCAACAACTTTGGTCGTCGCAACTAA